One Sporomusaceae bacterium ACPt DNA window includes the following coding sequences:
- a CDS encoding Pyridoxal phosphate homeostasis protein: MSIAQNIAEIKSHIDINKVKLVAVTKNHDVSAMLEAIAAGITAVGENRVQEMLSKHPEITAHAGRTVEWHLIGHLQTNKVRQAIPVADLIHSVDSERLALEIDKVAGKLNKRQDILIQVNVADEASKFGVRPEQALPLARLISQLENVRLCGLMTIAPFSENAEAVRPVFKELYQLFGELTAMNLANTEIKWLSMGMTNDYRIAIEEGSNLVRIGTGIFGSRK, from the coding sequence ATGTCGATAGCGCAAAACATTGCTGAGATAAAAAGTCATATTGATATAAATAAAGTAAAATTAGTTGCTGTAACAAAAAACCACGATGTTTCAGCCATGCTGGAAGCCATTGCCGCCGGGATAACCGCCGTGGGCGAAAACCGTGTCCAGGAAATGCTGTCCAAGCATCCCGAAATAACGGCTCACGCCGGACGCACGGTCGAATGGCATCTTATCGGACATCTGCAAACAAATAAGGTACGCCAAGCAATTCCTGTGGCTGACCTCATTCATTCGGTAGATAGTGAACGCCTGGCTCTGGAGATTGACAAAGTAGCCGGCAAGCTGAATAAGCGACAGGATATACTTATTCAGGTTAATGTTGCCGATGAAGCGAGCAAGTTTGGTGTACGCCCGGAACAAGCTTTACCACTGGCCAGGTTGATTAGCCAGCTTGAGAATGTCAGACTATGCGGCCTTATGACGATTGCACCCTTTAGCGAAAATGCTGAAGCAGTTCGTCCGGTGTTTAAAGAACTTTATCAATTGTTTGGGGAATTGACTGCCATGAATTTGGCTAATACTGAAATCAAATGGTTATCAATGGGTATGACTAATGATTATCGGATAGCGATAGAAGAAGGATCAAACTTGGTGCGTATTGGTACTGGAATATTTGGTTCGCGTAAATAG
- a CDS encoding Leu/Ile/Val-binding protein: MSKFRLKIAGLLTMLVMVAGLVAGCGDTASKDIKIGVVYELTGNTASFGTAAANGAKMAFKEINAKGGVLGKQIQLVIADNKGEPSESSNAMTKVITQDKVVAVTGFTTSSNGIAGSAVAEANKIPFVAAATTNPKVTVDEKTGKVKDYTFRVCFIDPFQGTVGANFALNSLKTKKAAIMIDNSSDYSKGLSQFFKEAFTKGGGQIVAEEAYLQKDQDFKTILTKIKATNPEILYVPGYYEEVGKIIKQAREMGITIPVVGGDGWDSPKLTEIGGPAALNNTFFTNHYSVEDTSPASKAFVENYKKEYGQMPDAMAVLGYDAAYVLVDAIKRANSTEPAKIREALAATKDFKGAAGDLTLNSTHDAVKGAVIIEMKDGKQVYKETVKP; encoded by the coding sequence ATGAGTAAATTCAGGTTGAAAATCGCTGGTTTGTTAACAATGCTGGTTATGGTGGCCGGATTGGTAGCCGGTTGCGGCGATACTGCGAGCAAAGACATCAAAATCGGGGTAGTGTATGAGCTCACCGGCAACACCGCCTCCTTCGGTACAGCAGCTGCTAATGGTGCAAAAATGGCTTTTAAGGAAATCAATGCTAAGGGCGGCGTTCTTGGCAAACAAATTCAACTTGTAATTGCCGACAATAAAGGTGAACCGTCCGAATCTTCCAATGCTATGACCAAAGTTATTACCCAGGATAAAGTAGTTGCTGTAACCGGTTTTACGACCAGTTCAAACGGCATTGCCGGTTCGGCGGTAGCTGAGGCTAATAAAATCCCGTTTGTAGCCGCAGCTACCACTAACCCTAAAGTGACTGTTGATGAAAAAACCGGTAAAGTTAAAGACTACACTTTCCGCGTTTGCTTCATCGATCCGTTCCAAGGTACTGTAGGTGCTAACTTTGCCTTAAACAGCCTCAAAACTAAGAAGGCAGCAATCATGATTGACAATTCCAGCGACTATAGCAAAGGCCTGTCCCAGTTCTTTAAAGAAGCCTTCACCAAAGGCGGCGGCCAAATTGTAGCTGAAGAAGCATATCTCCAAAAAGACCAGGATTTCAAAACCATCCTGACTAAAATTAAAGCTACAAACCCTGAGATTCTCTATGTTCCCGGCTATTACGAAGAAGTCGGCAAAATTATTAAACAAGCCCGCGAAATGGGTATTACCATTCCCGTAGTTGGCGGCGACGGCTGGGATTCCCCCAAACTCACTGAAATTGGCGGCCCGGCTGCCCTTAACAATACCTTCTTCACTAACCACTACTCAGTAGAAGATACCAGCCCGGCATCAAAGGCTTTTGTTGAAAACTACAAAAAAGAATATGGCCAAATGCCTGACGCCATGGCCGTATTAGGTTATGATGCAGCCTACGTACTGGTAGACGCCATTAAGCGCGCTAACAGTACTGAACCCGCAAAAATTCGTGAAGCTTTAGCTGCTACCAAAGATTTTAAAGGCGCAGCCGGCGATTTAACACTGAATAGTACTCACGACGCTGTTAAAGGCGCAGTAATCATCGAAATGAAAGATGGTAAGCAAGTATACAAAGAGACCGTCAAACCATAG
- the rocA1 gene encoding 1-pyrroline-5-carboxylate dehydrogenase 1, producing the protein MLMEFKNEALVNFSLPENKAAMEQALAQVATEKGKHYPLVIGGKKINTEANITSLNPSNFKEVIGTTARANVELAEQAVQNALEAFADWQYVSPKERARYLFKTAAVMRRKKFEFSAWMVEEAGKNWVEADADTAEAIDFLEYYGRQMLKYAAGMPVAPFVGEENECFYIPLGVGLIVPPWNFPLAILTGMTAAAIVAGNTVIMKPASTTPVIAAKLMELWEEVSLPPGVVNFLPGSGSAIGDYLVGHPKIRFINFTGSKEVGLHINQLAAKVAPGQKWIKRVIAEMGGKDAIIVDSEADIEDAANGIVTSAFGFQGQKCSACSRAIVVKDVYDELVAKVVAKTKALKLGPACDHTVNLGPVIDKNAYTKILEYIEIGKSEGRVVAGGSKGMETGYFIEPTVIADVDPKARIAQEEIFGPVVAIIKADNFDQAIDIANDTEYGLTGAVYSKNRVKLEKARREFHVGNLYLNRKCTGALVGVQPFGGFNMSGTDSKAGGADYLLLFMQAKSVAEKL; encoded by the coding sequence ATGTTAATGGAATTTAAAAATGAAGCGCTCGTAAACTTTTCCCTCCCTGAAAACAAAGCCGCCATGGAACAAGCTCTTGCGCAAGTAGCTACGGAAAAAGGCAAACATTATCCGCTGGTCATCGGTGGTAAAAAAATCAATACTGAAGCCAACATTACCTCACTCAATCCCTCTAACTTTAAAGAAGTAATCGGCACTACCGCCAGAGCTAATGTCGAACTGGCCGAACAAGCCGTGCAAAATGCGCTTGAGGCTTTTGCCGATTGGCAGTATGTTAGCCCTAAAGAACGTGCACGGTATTTATTTAAAACCGCCGCCGTCATGAGGCGGAAAAAATTCGAATTTTCGGCCTGGATGGTCGAAGAAGCCGGTAAAAACTGGGTAGAAGCCGATGCTGATACCGCCGAGGCTATCGATTTTTTAGAGTACTATGGCCGGCAGATGCTTAAATATGCCGCTGGAATGCCGGTAGCACCCTTTGTGGGCGAAGAAAATGAGTGCTTTTATATTCCGCTCGGCGTTGGCCTTATCGTACCTCCCTGGAACTTTCCGCTCGCCATCCTTACCGGTATGACTGCCGCAGCCATCGTGGCCGGCAATACCGTTATTATGAAACCGGCCAGCACTACCCCGGTTATTGCCGCCAAACTCATGGAATTATGGGAAGAAGTCAGTCTCCCGCCCGGAGTAGTTAACTTCCTGCCTGGCAGCGGCAGCGCCATTGGTGATTACCTTGTCGGCCACCCCAAAATCCGGTTTATCAACTTTACAGGCTCCAAAGAGGTGGGCCTGCATATTAACCAACTGGCCGCCAAAGTAGCCCCAGGACAAAAGTGGATTAAACGTGTCATTGCTGAAATGGGGGGTAAAGACGCCATCATTGTCGACAGCGAAGCCGATATCGAAGACGCCGCTAACGGTATCGTAACATCAGCTTTTGGCTTCCAGGGGCAAAAATGTTCGGCTTGTTCCCGCGCCATTGTCGTCAAGGATGTCTATGACGAACTTGTCGCCAAAGTCGTCGCCAAAACGAAAGCACTGAAACTCGGCCCCGCCTGTGACCATACCGTCAATCTCGGTCCAGTAATTGATAAAAACGCCTATACTAAGATTCTTGAGTATATTGAAATCGGTAAAAGTGAGGGCCGGGTTGTAGCTGGCGGTTCCAAAGGGATGGAAACCGGTTATTTTATCGAGCCAACAGTCATAGCCGATGTTGATCCCAAGGCCCGCATCGCTCAAGAAGAAATTTTCGGCCCGGTAGTTGCCATCATTAAAGCTGATAATTTCGACCAGGCCATTGACATTGCCAATGATACCGAATATGGTCTGACTGGCGCGGTATATTCCAAAAACCGCGTAAAACTGGAAAAAGCCCGCCGTGAATTTCATGTCGGCAATTTGTATCTAAACCGAAAATGTACCGGTGCATTGGTAGGTGTTCAACCGTTTGGCGGATTCAACATGTCTGGCACTGATTCTAAAGCCGGTGGCGCTGATTACCTGTTGCTTTTCATGCAGGCTAAGTCTGTTGCGGAAAAACTATAA
- the soxB gene encoding Sarcosine oxidase subunit beta, translating into MIKQADIVVIGGGVVGCSIAYNLAKAGAGQIAVIERGYLANGATGRCGAGVRMQWGTETNCLLSRESVRLLENLPEILEVDGDIEFEQGGYLLLAYTEKMVEQFKKNLALQNSLDIPAYWVTPEQAKEIVPHLNTEDLLGATFCPKDGHANPFKVTSMYAKAAARLGVKFYTYTEVTGLTVTGGKITDVITDKGTITTNTVVNAAGGYAKAVGQMAGVQLPIFPERHEILVTEPVEPMQTPMVMCFYHNLYCQQTPHGSFIMGIGHPDEPETFNIESSWQFLTEMAKRITKILPPLANLNVIRQWAGLYDMCPDRTPILGEDPTIKGFYTAAGFSGHGFMISPIVGQLMAQTVMGMPTAIPINMFSADRFVRGQLFVEPSVV; encoded by the coding sequence ATGATTAAACAGGCTGATATTGTTGTAATCGGCGGCGGGGTAGTCGGCTGCTCTATTGCCTATAACCTGGCAAAAGCCGGTGCTGGACAAATAGCTGTCATTGAACGCGGTTATCTGGCCAACGGCGCCACAGGTCGATGCGGTGCCGGGGTCCGCATGCAGTGGGGTACCGAGACCAACTGTTTGCTTTCGCGGGAAAGCGTCAGATTGTTGGAAAATTTGCCGGAAATTTTAGAGGTTGACGGCGATATTGAATTCGAACAAGGCGGTTATTTACTACTGGCTTATACCGAAAAAATGGTAGAGCAGTTCAAGAAAAACCTTGCGCTGCAAAATTCGTTAGATATCCCAGCCTATTGGGTAACACCTGAACAAGCCAAAGAAATCGTGCCGCATTTAAACACTGAGGATCTGCTTGGGGCTACCTTCTGTCCGAAAGACGGCCACGCTAATCCGTTTAAGGTCACCAGTATGTACGCCAAAGCTGCCGCCCGGCTGGGCGTCAAATTTTACACCTACACCGAAGTAACCGGCCTGACAGTTACCGGTGGAAAAATAACTGATGTAATTACTGATAAAGGCACCATCACTACTAATACCGTTGTGAACGCTGCCGGCGGTTACGCCAAAGCAGTAGGACAAATGGCCGGCGTACAATTACCCATCTTTCCGGAACGTCACGAAATATTGGTTACCGAACCGGTCGAACCCATGCAAACACCCATGGTAATGTGTTTTTATCACAATCTATACTGCCAGCAAACACCACATGGCAGCTTCATTATGGGGATTGGGCATCCTGACGAGCCTGAAACCTTTAACATCGAATCAAGCTGGCAGTTTTTGACTGAGATGGCCAAACGCATTACTAAAATATTGCCGCCACTGGCAAACTTGAACGTCATCCGCCAATGGGCCGGATTATATGATATGTGTCCTGACCGCACGCCGATTTTGGGCGAAGATCCGACTATAAAAGGGTTTTATACTGCCGCCGGATTCAGCGGCCACGGCTTCATGATTTCACCGATAGTAGGCCAGCTCATGGCGCAAACTGTCATGGGAATGCCAACTGCTATCCCCATAAACATGTTCAGTGCCGACCGGTTTGTTCGCGGCCAACTGTTTGTTGAACCCTCAGTAGTCTGA
- the hcnB_1 gene encoding Hydrogen cyanide synthase subunit HcnB — protein sequence MSEPVIICRCEDVTQAEIQELIKQGKHTLEELKRECRCGMGPCQGRTCVPLIAQELAKTLNIPVGDVTLPTFRPPTAPISLGALAGGDKHD from the coding sequence ATGTCTGAACCGGTAATAATTTGCCGTTGCGAAGATGTCACACAAGCTGAAATTCAAGAACTAATCAAACAAGGTAAACACACGCTCGAAGAATTAAAACGGGAATGCCGGTGCGGTATGGGCCCCTGCCAGGGGAGGACCTGTGTACCCCTTATTGCCCAAGAGCTTGCCAAAACATTAAACATACCTGTGGGTGACGTTACCTTGCCGACGTTCCGTCCGCCAACAGCGCCCATTTCGCTTGGCGCGCTGGCAGGGGGTGACAAACATGATTAA
- the napF_1 gene encoding Ferredoxin-type protein NapF — protein sequence MLVQTGIPTVDKVNAIVPSPERLNQGPVAIFECFQNIPCNPCTDACPRKAIQIGADINERPVLDETKCNGCGICLAHCPGLSIFVVDYSYSPDEALLKLPYEFLPLPAIGEPVEALNRQGEVVATAKVKRVQENKNKTTVVWITVPKALAMDVRGIATRKEG from the coding sequence ATGCTAGTGCAAACCGGAATCCCCACAGTTGATAAAGTTAACGCAATTGTTCCGTCGCCTGAACGGCTAAATCAAGGCCCGGTCGCCATATTTGAGTGTTTTCAAAATATCCCCTGCAATCCTTGTACTGACGCCTGTCCCCGGAAAGCAATCCAAATAGGCGCTGACATCAACGAGCGCCCTGTGTTGGACGAAACAAAATGTAACGGTTGCGGCATCTGCCTGGCACATTGTCCGGGGCTATCGATATTTGTGGTAGACTATTCCTACAGTCCGGACGAAGCTTTGTTGAAACTACCGTATGAATTTTTACCGTTGCCGGCAATAGGTGAGCCCGTTGAAGCTTTAAACCGTCAGGGTGAAGTAGTGGCAACCGCCAAAGTGAAGCGGGTACAGGAGAATAAAAATAAGACAACGGTAGTGTGGATAACTGTCCCCAAAGCGCTTGCAATGGACGTGCGGGGAATTGCCACGCGGAAGGAGGGTTAA
- the hcnB_2 gene encoding Hydrogen cyanide synthase subunit HcnB yields the protein MNIDIAVVGAGPAGLMSAISAGKLGANVLVIERADYLGGQLVKQTHKFFGSKSEYAGERGIDIAKLLVNEALAIPNVTTWNNATVLGYYQEDGILTVKYQGKFVTVKAKKVIVATGAAEKTLAFPNNDLPGIYGAGAVQTLMNVHGVMPGKRLLMVGAGNIGLIVAYQLLQAGVEVAGIVEAAPHIGGYLVHAAKIRRAGVPIYTSHTVKTAYGSPALEGVTVCRLDANWRQIPGTETDIPVDGLCLAVGLTPLTELLWQAGCDMTYVPELGGYVPCRNANLLTTHPDIYVAGDVAGVEEASVAMVEGKIAGVAAAAALGLSRSGLKEEYTNAQAQLATLRAGQVSAKIRAGLAKVTLNQAIGPLREVV from the coding sequence ATGAACATAGATATTGCTGTTGTCGGCGCCGGCCCGGCCGGTCTTATGTCGGCCATCAGTGCAGGCAAATTGGGTGCCAATGTGTTGGTAATTGAACGCGCTGATTATTTAGGCGGACAGCTTGTTAAGCAAACCCACAAATTTTTCGGTTCCAAGAGTGAATATGCCGGTGAACGGGGCATCGACATAGCCAAATTACTGGTGAATGAAGCACTTGCTATTCCCAACGTAACAACTTGGAATAATGCCACTGTACTTGGTTATTATCAGGAAGACGGTATTCTGACTGTCAAATACCAGGGCAAATTTGTCACCGTCAAAGCTAAGAAAGTTATTGTCGCCACCGGTGCGGCCGAAAAGACGTTGGCTTTCCCCAATAATGACCTGCCAGGCATCTATGGGGCCGGCGCTGTCCAAACACTCATGAACGTCCATGGTGTAATGCCGGGAAAACGGCTGCTCATGGTAGGTGCCGGCAATATCGGGTTAATTGTAGCTTATCAGTTGCTTCAGGCTGGTGTGGAAGTGGCCGGCATCGTCGAAGCTGCCCCCCATATTGGCGGTTATTTGGTGCACGCTGCCAAAATCCGGCGGGCAGGTGTTCCCATCTATACTTCTCATACCGTTAAGACCGCCTATGGGTCGCCTGCCCTCGAAGGCGTAACCGTCTGTCGCCTGGATGCCAACTGGCGGCAAATACCAGGCACCGAAACTGATATCCCGGTTGACGGTCTGTGTCTTGCAGTCGGCCTGACGCCGCTGACTGAACTATTGTGGCAGGCAGGCTGTGACATGACTTATGTGCCGGAGCTGGGCGGCTATGTTCCCTGTCGTAATGCCAACTTGTTGACTACTCATCCTGATATTTACGTTGCCGGTGATGTAGCCGGAGTGGAAGAAGCCTCGGTGGCAATGGTCGAAGGAAAAATAGCCGGCGTGGCGGCAGCGGCCGCCCTGGGGCTTAGCCGTAGCGGTCTCAAAGAAGAATACACTAATGCTCAGGCGCAGCTAGCAACGTTAAGAGCCGGACAGGTCAGCGCCAAAATCCGGGCAGGGCTTGCCAAAGTAACGCTTAATCAAGCCATTGGCCCTTTACGTGAGGTGGTGTGA
- the hcnA gene encoding Hydrogen cyanide synthase subunit HcnA: MRITNHPILTFPDKTKVRFYFNGQELEGYAGEPIAAALHAAGITVLRHSHELDRPRGLFCAIGNCSSCLMVVNGMPNVRVCVEPLQQDMIVETQTGRGKLP, encoded by the coding sequence ATGCGCATTACCAATCATCCAATCTTAACATTTCCGGACAAAACCAAAGTCCGTTTTTACTTTAACGGACAAGAACTTGAAGGTTATGCTGGTGAACCTATCGCCGCCGCCCTGCATGCCGCTGGTATCACCGTTCTTCGGCACAGTCATGAGCTGGACCGGCCGCGTGGACTGTTTTGTGCAATCGGCAACTGTTCATCCTGCCTGATGGTCGTCAACGGCATGCCTAACGTACGGGTATGTGTTGAACCACTTCAGCAGGACATGATCGTGGAAACTCAAACAGGAAGAGGGAAATTGCCATGA
- the norR_5 gene encoding Anaerobic nitric oxide reductase transcription regulator NorR, with translation MKLLRVEDIVITNLITLAPATPVADVAASMGDDSQVAALVQSNGKWGYITVNQLGKSGKFAHDIADYTAVIRPATLLSGQLNSTHAELFSGAVLFESDGIIVALSTPGIFFKALINRYCLQQAQMSAVLDTVGESVCVIDETNKVVVWNKSAEKLYGIVADEILGNRIDNFFSNLLVKKAASERLTVKDQYHKPCSGTHVLINAAPILWDGNVAGGVSAERDITEIVNLNQELTRTSRKVQSLEIEIDKISAGVDAFSSVCGHSPSIVSAVSIARKVAATNAPLLLRGESGTGKEVFARAVHNASGRKGKFIEINCGAIPASLFESELFGYHSGAFTGADRKGKPGLVELADGGTLFLDEIGEMPKEMQVKLLRVLQEKKFYRVGGDKPVHVDVRIISATHRDLEDMISSGEFRDDLYYRLNVVTLQLPPLRSRREDIPELVYRGLKHFGAIHNPGAAINKVEPELMAAFLEYDWPGNVRELNNILERLVILADGDTLTTANLPANFRIGYHPTKPVTANYNPADGLTTIPELTTLERTLIEQALKEANFNKAATAKKLGIPRSTLYYKMRQFNLEHGTVSHLTSMSKN, from the coding sequence ATGAAACTGTTACGTGTAGAAGATATTGTTATCACCAATCTCATCACGCTCGCCCCCGCAACGCCGGTGGCCGATGTTGCCGCCAGCATGGGTGACGACAGCCAGGTGGCGGCACTAGTGCAATCAAACGGCAAGTGGGGCTATATAACAGTTAACCAGCTGGGAAAGTCCGGGAAGTTTGCTCATGATATTGCCGATTATACTGCTGTTATCAGGCCGGCGACCCTTTTATCAGGCCAACTGAACAGTACGCATGCCGAACTATTTTCAGGGGCCGTTCTATTTGAATCAGACGGTATAATAGTTGCGCTAAGCACACCTGGAATATTTTTTAAGGCTCTTATCAATCGGTATTGTCTACAACAGGCGCAAATGAGTGCTGTACTTGATACGGTCGGAGAATCAGTTTGTGTAATCGATGAGACAAACAAAGTAGTTGTCTGGAATAAGAGCGCCGAAAAGTTGTATGGTATTGTAGCCGACGAGATTTTAGGCAACAGGATTGATAATTTTTTCAGCAATCTCTTAGTAAAAAAAGCAGCTTCTGAACGCCTTACAGTGAAAGACCAGTACCATAAACCATGCTCGGGAACGCATGTGCTCATTAATGCCGCGCCAATTCTTTGGGACGGAAACGTAGCCGGCGGTGTATCTGCTGAACGGGATATCACCGAAATAGTTAACTTGAATCAGGAATTGACGCGGACCAGCCGCAAAGTACAGTCGCTGGAAATTGAAATTGATAAAATAAGTGCCGGTGTCGATGCTTTCTCAAGTGTGTGCGGCCATAGTCCCAGTATAGTTTCTGCTGTAAGCATAGCCAGAAAGGTGGCGGCTACCAACGCTCCACTCCTGCTCAGGGGCGAGAGTGGTACGGGAAAAGAAGTATTCGCCCGTGCAGTACATAATGCCAGCGGCCGGAAAGGTAAGTTCATTGAAATTAATTGCGGAGCCATTCCCGCTAGTTTATTTGAAAGCGAACTATTCGGTTATCATTCCGGGGCATTTACCGGCGCTGACCGCAAAGGCAAACCCGGACTGGTTGAGCTTGCCGACGGCGGCACATTATTCCTGGATGAGATTGGAGAAATGCCCAAGGAAATGCAGGTAAAATTACTCCGGGTCCTGCAAGAGAAAAAATTCTACCGGGTAGGCGGCGACAAGCCTGTGCATGTCGATGTGAGAATTATTTCGGCTACCCATCGTGACCTGGAAGACATGATTAGCAGCGGTGAATTCCGCGACGATTTGTACTATCGCCTTAATGTAGTTACATTACAGCTACCCCCTTTAAGGTCCAGACGCGAAGACATACCGGAACTTGTTTACCGGGGACTTAAACATTTCGGGGCAATTCATAACCCTGGCGCAGCCATCAATAAAGTTGAACCAGAGCTTATGGCTGCTTTTTTAGAATATGACTGGCCAGGCAATGTCCGGGAGCTGAACAATATTTTAGAACGCTTGGTCATTCTGGCTGACGGCGATACATTAACCACCGCCAACCTGCCAGCCAACTTTAGGATTGGTTATCACCCTACCAAGCCGGTAACTGCAAATTATAACCCTGCCGACGGACTAACTACTATCCCGGAACTGACAACACTTGAGCGGACCTTAATCGAGCAAGCGCTCAAGGAGGCCAACTTTAACAAGGCGGCAACAGCCAAGAAACTGGGGATTCCCCGCAGTACGCTATATTATAAAATGCGCCAGTTTAACCTTGAACATGGTACTGTCAGTCATCTGACATCAATGTCAAAAAACTGA
- a CDS encoding Polyphenol oxidase yields MGEFILKHSPNGVWFGIFTDFAAEGVKHGVSSRVGGKSAPPFASLNLGLHTGDDAETVWHNRQMFSRAVGLPAEQIITAEQVHGDIVQVVSEHQAGRGAKHYHEAIKGTDALITNIPGLPLMLFFADCVPVLIFDPVNKAVGVSHAGWKGTVAKITQKTVLSMQQHYNTKPQDCLIGIGPSIGPCCYEVDEVVMTKLRAGFTQWEELVAPHGERWQLNLWEANRRQLVEIGVLDSKITVSGVCTACNTDIFFSHRAEAGRTGRIGAVIAL; encoded by the coding sequence ATGGGAGAATTTATTTTAAAACACAGCCCGAATGGCGTCTGGTTTGGAATATTCACCGATTTTGCCGCTGAAGGCGTTAAACACGGTGTATCATCCCGCGTGGGTGGTAAAAGTGCCCCGCCATTTGCCAGTCTGAATCTTGGTCTTCATACCGGTGATGATGCCGAAACAGTATGGCATAACCGGCAAATGTTCTCCCGGGCGGTTGGTCTGCCGGCTGAACAAATAATTACTGCCGAACAAGTACATGGTGATATTGTCCAGGTGGTGTCAGAACACCAAGCCGGCCGGGGAGCAAAACATTATCACGAGGCAATTAAAGGTACCGATGCCCTCATCACAAATATTCCCGGTTTGCCGTTGATGCTATTTTTTGCTGATTGTGTGCCGGTACTCATTTTTGATCCGGTGAATAAAGCTGTCGGTGTCAGTCACGCCGGCTGGAAAGGCACAGTAGCCAAGATAACGCAGAAAACAGTGTTATCCATGCAGCAACACTACAATACCAAGCCGCAAGACTGTCTAATCGGCATTGGACCCTCGATTGGGCCATGTTGTTATGAGGTGGATGAGGTAGTTATGACTAAGTTGCGGGCGGGTTTTACCCAATGGGAAGAATTAGTAGCGCCACACGGCGAACGCTGGCAGCTTAACTTATGGGAGGCAAACCGCCGGCAGCTCGTTGAAATCGGGGTTTTGGACAGCAAAATTACAGTAAGTGGCGTGTGTACTGCCTGCAACACTGATATATTTTTCTCCCACCGTGCCGAAGCTGGCCGTACCGGTCGCATCGGCGCCGTTATTGCTCTTTAG